AATTGTGTTCTGCATCTAAATGCAACTGTGAAACTATTGgaattttagattttgtttataaattctGTGTGTATGTGATTTTCTTTCTATCCTTTAGTCCAAAGTAATTTTGTTGAGTTGTGAACATAATTGTTTGTCATTTTTGTGCATATTTGATCTGCATACTTCCTAGTCATAATATGTTCTTCGTAACAAAACCCAATTGATACTATTAGTACGGTAGTGGTAATgttacaatgtaactaagaATAGTAATATACTATTGTGATCCTGATAGGAAAAGCGCAACCTATGTAGTTCtcactcgttcttctccataggagtctacactttggaacgagcaaattgCTATgttagaggactgaccgacagattgacatttttaatattttgtttgccgTTTAAATGTGCCTTCCTGGTATATGgtatagaaataaatgaatagtaaacggtaacctcactcatgcaacgcaatcgttgtttcacgtcggatttctgtgaaGCCGCGCTATTACccagtcgaaccggcccattcgtgccgaagcatggctctcaaaCAAACTCTCTTAGACTtctattattaactttttacaCACACtcctattattaaaaaaatagaaaaacaatacaatattataaacgaAAAATATCCTTTTCTCAATGGGAAATAGAGTCCTATCCAACCCATTTACCATGGAATATTTAATGTCAACAAATGGTTTCCATTTCCCTAACAATCGTAtacagatataataaaataaaaagaaaaaaaaaacaaaatataatatagccATTTTTGTGCCCCATTTAATTTGTCCTCAATTACATTTCTCTAGAGACAAAAGTCGTATGAAAATAACAACCTAATGCAAATGTAAAATGTTTGCGTAAATGCAGTATTAGGTACAGGAAAATAGACCTTAACGGTTAAGAATATGAGTTGGGTAAATTACACCTatgggatgatgatggggtatggaaattaaaaatgtaattagtccgtcagttaggtaatgaaaaaatattagacatgtaattttgggggttaggaatttaaaggttgttagggaatcggggattgggaagattttggtaattgaacctccggtcatacaacgcaagcgttgtttcacgtcggttttctgtgaggccgtggtatcactccggtcgagccggcccattcgtgccgaagcctggctctcccacacttaaatatacttagtctaacaaaataataggtacacCAATCCAAACTTCATAATCATCGTCAATATACGCCTGTTTCCACCGAATACTCCTCAAACCCCACTAAAATGCCACTGAACCCTTAACTCTTTAAATATCCAACCACTACTAACCTCTTAGCAAAGCTTAGGaaatgaataacaaaataaaccgcaacctctttcaaacacaaatacaggaattttcaaagagaaatatataaaaatgtctaataaagagaaacatgaaacattattatgtGAATATCCAACGTGCTGTCAGTTGTCTTAGCGTCTACTGAGGAATATAAGATACGATGTGTACAGACATGAGTGTTGAACTACTGGAAGAGACATATATTAAAATGGGTTTAGTGAAGCTCCTGCAGGCTCAAATACGCACAGAGTAACACACATGCGGTTTCAAAACTAATTAGTTTAGTTTAAGAACGTTAAAAATaggttttaggttttttttcgtttattttattcacgtatttttcagtttaaggttataaaaaatactttaattacagtttggttttttttttgcaaaaattctttggttgatattttattttgtcattcaaGTGTAGCAGAACTATGAAGAACtatgattcggcacgaatggaccggctccccggagtgataccatggcctcacagaaaatcgacgtgaaaaaACGGCTGCGTTaagtttcgttgtatgagtgaggttactggaggccctattacccccCTCCCGAATCTttgcaatccccgattccctaacaactcttaaattcctaactcccaacggcaacgtacttgtaacgcttcgGGTGTAAAGCACGGCGGcaatcgcttatcatcaggtgatccgtttgcagtttcaccagcttataccataaaaaaattgcaacaGACAGCGTCGATGTTTACAAAATGTTGGTTACTATTTACTAGATATTAATATGTCaacgatattttattaaaaacatacaaaatataccaAACGTCTGTTTCTAGTATCCAAACGATAAGAAAGTCACTTCCAGCCATGGATATAGGGATCCATGagacaagaaaataataaaacatcgtTCACATAAGAGATTAATTTTTCTTGCACGTTAAGCTGTGTTCCGCAACCATACTTGTTTGGCCTGTCTTGGCCTGTTCTTGGCCTGTTCTGGCTTATTCCGCCATACTTGGCTACATTTGGCATGTGTTACTTGGCAACTTGGCACCGTATTATTAGCATTTAGTGGTTAGGAAGTGATGTTTAGTGGATatgtttattgatgtttttgaagTTTGTAAGCTTTGTATAATGTTACTGATCGGTGTTGAATAGTtagtatctaataatatttgtttttatctaaTGAAAGCATACATAGCGGATGGAAATGTATATCtagtttttttaagagggaaaaattATCCAGTGACTACTCTTGCTTTAGGCGAGGCAAgggtgagtgtcagactcttactggataaaaaccaccgcgttcttactcctgctcttcgagccggagctccggtgtATCAGTAAATCAggaatcagccctactgggcctcatctgtggtggtctattGGCTAAGTATACCTATTTGGgattcagtattttatttattacttttgaagcaataaaaatgtgtaaatgtGGAAGCAAATCATTAATTCCAGATATACTAACTAAGGTTTTTAGATAAGtaaaataaagcaatatttCAACTGACATACAATGAAACATGGTACGGTACTTATAATTATGCTATAGCTATACTCatagctttcgtgagacatactaaattaattattatacacgCGACAGCAGCGCAATAATTGCCGCGTCGTGGGTATCATGATAAGAGCCtcatctagcatggcttgaaactagacgagttcctcgtcaaacagttacgaaagtaagccgataacataataatgaatggTAGGTACTTAGTCTTGTGATAAATCGACTAATAAGACAAAAAAGAACGAATATACTTTGAAAACTTCTCAAAGAGGAATTGACTGATATATCTAAGATCCAATTAAAAGTTTCAGACAAAACAAAAAggggaataaataaatataaacaacagGAATAAATCTTTAACAATCGTATACATATAATCAACAACATGCAACAACAATAACAagtaacaacaacaacatacaataaataaatcaactacAACATGAAGACAGTTGAAAATGacttaaaaattaacaacaaaaatatttacaaggcACAACAATTCGAAAAGTTCTTCGATAAATTTAACAATATCAAATggattttgaatgaaaattgaGCAAAAACAACCCTTATTCTCAACTCCTTagaatatacaaaacaatattttctgtaGCCTCCAGACCTCCTTCATAATCAGTCCTTTACTATGAATAGATGCCATTTGTATTGTTAACATTTCCCAAAGAACTtgcttcgttcctactccttaaTGCTCCTTATGGTGGTGGATGGTTTTGTACACGGGGATCTTAACAGGGTAAGGCTGGGGCACGTGCACATGAACAGTCTTCTCGACCTTAATTGGCACGTGCTTCTCAACGGGGTAGGGAACATGTTTGACTACTGGGTAAGGTACAACCTTCTCAACAGGGATGGAAATCTCAGTTTCTACTGGAACAGCGACGGGCTTGTTGACTGGGACCTTCACTGGGTAAGGCTGAGGTACACCAATGAGGATGGGCTTAGGCACATGTACGTGAACAGGCTTAGGGATGGCGAAAGTAACGTGTTTGTAGTTGGGCACTTCGACGGGGTGCTCTTCATCAACATGAGTGCCAACAGGGATAGCTTCAGCGTGTCCGAAATCGTGACCCTCTCCTTGACCGTACTCGTGACCAGCATCTTGCAGGGGGAAGGCGTTAGCACCGAATCCATGACCGCCCTCGGACTGACCTCCGAATCCATGACCACCCTCAGCCTGACCGCCGAATCCATGACCACCCTCAGCCTGACCACCAAGTCCATGACCGCCTCCGATCTGACCACCGAAGTCGTGACCACCGTTTCCTTGTCCACCGAAGTCATGTCCTCCGTTACCAAGAGATCCAGAATCTTCTTGGCCCTGATGACCAGATTCCTGAGCAGCTAGCAGGTAAGAGTCACCGCTAAAATCCTGACCACCGTGGTTACCGCCGTCAGAAAGTTGAGCGTGACCACCGTTGCCGCCGAAGTCTCCGTGGAAAGCTTGGCCACCGTTGAATCCGTGGCCTCCGAAATCTTGGCCGCCACCGATGTCACCATGTCCTTGGGCTAAGGCTAGTGTGTGAGCGCCACCAGAGAAATCGTGTCCACCGCTGCTGCCTCCGAAACTGTGTCCGCCAAGTCCAGCCAGGGCGTGTCCTTGGCCACCAGAGAAGTCCCCACCACCGCTCGCTCCGTATCCAGAGCTGCCTCCGTGTCCACCATCACCAGCTACTTCGTTGGAGTAGGCTCCCTCCCACCCGGCCTTGCAAGAGGCAACTGCCAGCAACAAGCAGATCTGTaaagaaggaaaacattgttaaCATCGATTCAATGAATTAGTAATGAGTCCTAAAGATGTTATTGGGTAGTAAAAAAAAGATCTCCAACATTTATTTGCCATCCAGACCCTAATACTAAAAGATATCAATTCAGTTTGTCTCAGACAAACTTCTTCAATTAGGATAATCAGTTTACACCTTGATCTAAAAACCAAATCACTTAAAAAATGAAAGCGAAATCGCTTCAAAAAGACTCCGAATGGCCCATTTAACTCGGTGAGAACAATCGACCACCAGATTTCGTGAGAGCAAAaggataattaaaaacaaaagaataaaatcaACATCGCGAAAGGTGTTTTAAATAGCCAATTTGAACTGAATGACCGCCTTTAATTACGAAGTTggtgtaatgaaaaaaaaagtgacTGAAAACAACTTTCTCAATTCAATTTTGTAGTAACCTATTTAAGGTCTAAATTACTGTGAATCGAGTCGAGAGATGAGTGTAGTGTAATGGGATTTTCCACTGTTTTTCGATGCTTAAAGGCAAGCTTTTTGCATGGTCATAAAAACTGGTCGAGTGCGTGTTGAATTACTAAGTGAATAGGAAAAATACTGTTACAAAATATATGGGAAATATCACCATGCACGAGTCTGTTATTCATTTAAAAGAAGACTTTAATACGTATTATATTAAATGCAAAATGCAATGCTCCAATTCACATAACACTTCACACACCATTAAAGAACCTACACCGCACTAAACATAAACTcactacaaaatattactgaaaaaaacaaatctaaaacTTATACTTTCAccaaatcaaattcaatactccTTTTATAGACCAGTCGATCAACGACCAAGGCAAAAAGTTCTAATCATAACATTATTTCGTTTTGATTGCCCACTCATTGACGGCTTTCCGTTTCACTTATAAACATCAAACGTACGTTGGAAGGATGTGTCTACTGATTCACAATCTCCTTTCACTGAACTTCTACTttctataacaataataatagacctttgttattattattattaaactaattgaTTATCTATTTTGGATTGGTGTTGTATTGCAGTTTTGTTTTGGCTATTACTTTAAAGCTATTATCAGTATTGATATTAAATGCGAGATTATTAAATGTGTGAAGGAGTTATTcaatcatcaacatcaacagcttataagtggtcactgctgaccaaaggcctcttttcaccaAGACaaggcttgagcattaatcaccacccttgctCAATTCAGTTTTTTTCTATCAATAAAAAGATAGAAATATTTAGTACA
This genomic interval from Spodoptera frugiperda isolate SF20-4 chromosome 14, AGI-APGP_CSIRO_Sfru_2.0, whole genome shotgun sequence contains the following:
- the LOC118279384 gene encoding uncharacterized protein LOC118279384 is translated as MKTFICLLLAVASCKAGWEGAYSNEVAGDGGHGGSSGYGASGGGDFSGGQGHALAGLGGHSFGGSSGGHDFSGGAHTLALAQGHGDIGGGQDFGGHGFNGGQAFHGDFGGNGGHAQLSDGGNHGGQDFSGDSYLLAAQESGHQGQEDSGSLGNGGHDFGGQGNGGHDFGGQIGGGHGLGGQAEGGHGFGGQAEGGHGFGGQSEGGHGFGANAFPLQDAGHEYGQGEGHDFGHAEAIPVGTHVDEEHPVEVPNYKHVTFAIPKPVHVHVPKPILIGVPQPYPVKVPVNKPVAVPVETEISIPVEKVVPYPVVKHVPYPVEKHVPIKVEKTVHVHVPQPYPVKIPVYKTIHHHKEH